The Bacteroidia bacterium genomic interval AAAAAAAAGATATCAATAGCTTGTCTTTACTCAAAAAAAATGCGAAACAATGAAAAACTTAGCCTTACTCTTTTGTGTTATACTAAGCCTAAATGCATGTAATAGGCAGACTGGGACTACCAATGAGCAGCAAAGCCTGATAATTGACCAACTAGCAAAAGAACGGATCAATACAGCCCTGCAATCTATGATTGCAGATACCATGGTAGTGGGTGTATCTGCCTTGATCTTCGAAAAGGGAGAGGAAGTCTATTTCAATGCCTTTGGATATGCGGATAGAGAAGCCGGTGTGCCAATGGCAAGGAATACAATTGCTACGATATATTCCATGACAAAACCCATTTCAGGTGCTACATTGATGACACTTTATGAAAATGGCGCTTTTACATTGGACGAACCGCTTGCCAAGTATGCGCCGGAATTTGCAGACATGCAGGTAGTAAGCCGTTTGGATGAATCGGGAGAAATGGTTCTGGAACCAGCAAATCGGGCAATCACCATCGCTGATATTACCCGCCACACCGCAGGCTTTTCACGACGCTCAGATCTGGGGCTAGACAAGATTAGTACAGAGGCTGACCTCCTCAATTTGGAAAACTCCCTCTCGGATATGGCTACTAAACTTAGCGAAATTCCCCTCGGTTATCATCCGGGTGAAAGATGGGAATACGGTATTTCGGTAGATGTACAAGCTTATCTGACAGAAAAACTCTCTGGTAAAGCCTTTGATGAATATATGAAGGAAGTTGTGTTAGATCCTTTAGGAATGGATGAAACCGGCTATTTCGTAGCCGAGGATAAACGGGATCGGGTGGCAGCTATCTATTTCAAATCAGACAGTGGTCTTAGCCGAATTCCCGATGAGCGGGTCCACACCATCAATTATTCAGATTGGTCGATGAAACCCGGAGGATGGGGCTTAAAGGCTAGCATTGACGATTATATGAAATTTGCCCAAATGCTCCTTTACGAAGGCCGTTACAATGGGGATACTATTCTCAAAGCGGAAACTGTGAAACGAATGGCTACCAACCATCTTCCGGCAGTTAAGGACAGTAGTTGGCTTCCGAGTAAAGGACGTGTAGGCTTTGGGATTGATTTTGCTGTTCGCACGGAATCTCCGCAGAGCAGTGAGGAGATGAACGGAGTACCGGGAGAATTTTTCTGGGATGGGGCCGCCAGCACCTTATTCTGGGTGGATCCACAAAATGAGCTGACAGCTGTTTTATTTGTCCAGATTATGCCATTCCAGGGAGAGGTTCATAAGGCCTTTAAAAATGCGGTTTACGGACCGTATGAACCTTGACTTAATGGGCTACAAAGTACTAGAGAGTAAAAATCAGCTCCTTGGGTTTAGATACAAAAACATAAATCCCCAAGTTGAAACTTGGGGATTTATTATTCTATTTCCGTCGGCACAAAATAAATTGACTTCTAAAAATTCAAGGGAAGCTTTATTCGAATTATCCCATTTATTCTAGTTTCTCCTACTCCGCCTATAATCTTTTGGCTGAGGCTGATTCGGAAATTTGCGGGTTTCATGAACCGGCTCTGGCACAATTTCATAATATCTCTTTCTCGGGATATCCAAATAGAAGGTGCCATTCATTTCATAATAGTCAAGCCCATCTATTTGCAGGTGGCGAGCCCCACGAGGTACATATTTTACACGCATACCTATAGGTGGCGGGATAATTACATATCCTTTTTTCTGAGGTTTGTAAAATACGCCTTCGTACATATAAAAAGGCTTGCCTCCCATTTTGAATTTTTCTGCATTTTTGGGAATGCGACGAATGAATTGTCCTTCGGCAGAATATTCTTTAAACAGCGTTTCATTGGGGCTTTCCTCATAATAATCATAGCGGGGACGGGTATCATAGTAAGTCCGGTCCTCACGATCATTTCTGTCATTGTA includes:
- a CDS encoding serine hydrolase domain-containing protein — encoded protein: MKNLALLFCVILSLNACNRQTGTTNEQQSLIIDQLAKERINTALQSMIADTMVVGVSALIFEKGEEVYFNAFGYADREAGVPMARNTIATIYSMTKPISGATLMTLYENGAFTLDEPLAKYAPEFADMQVVSRLDESGEMVLEPANRAITIADITRHTAGFSRRSDLGLDKISTEADLLNLENSLSDMATKLSEIPLGYHPGERWEYGISVDVQAYLTEKLSGKAFDEYMKEVVLDPLGMDETGYFVAEDKRDRVAAIYFKSDSGLSRIPDERVHTINYSDWSMKPGGWGLKASIDDYMKFAQMLLYEGRYNGDTILKAETVKRMATNHLPAVKDSSWLPSKGRVGFGIDFAVRTESPQSSEEMNGVPGEFFWDGAASTLFWVDPQNELTAVLFVQIMPFQGEVHKAFKNAVYGPYEP
- a CDS encoding DUF6515 family protein → MKKYAQTLTLSLILSGLFFASSPKLSAQIIVHVPLDGILQRIDRASPQFYRPGPRFEYLAWKYRGKYDRRRDYYEDREEYYYDRRDSYDERRDSYRDRRDAYEDRRESYQDRRDDYDNRRDSYNDRNDREDRTYYDTRPRYDYYEESPNETLFKEYSAEGQFIRRIPKNAEKFKMGGKPFYMYEGVFYKPQKKGYVIIPPPIGMRVKYVPRGARHLQIDGLDYYEMNGTFYLDIPRKRYYEIVPEPVHETRKFPNQPQPKDYRRSRRN